The DNA segment AGCGGAGCCTCTGCGAGGGATAACGCGGAGCGGGAGAGGAGCCGCCGGGGCGGACCGGAGcggaggcagagcaggagagcgGAGCGGAGCTCGCCAAAAATCAAGCTGGCTCACCCGGTGGCGACTCAGAGCAGCCCCCTCGCTCCCGGAGCGCACCCTTTCTGGAGGACTCTCGGCAGCAAAAGGATGGCATCAGAGCTGGCGATGAGCAGCTCCGACCTGCCCACCAGTCCCCTGGCCATGGAATATGTTAATGACTTCGATCTGATGAAGTTTGAAGTGAAAAAGGAGCCGGTGGAGACCGATCGCATTATCAGCCAGTGCGGCCGCCTGATCGCCGGGGGATCGCTCTCCTCCACCCCGATGAGCACGCCCTGCAGCTCCGTGCCCCCGTCCCCCAGCTTCTCGGCGCCCAGCCCCGGCTCCGGCTCCGACCAGAAGACCCACCTGGAAGACTACTACTGGATGACGGGGTACCCGCAGCAGCTCAACCCGGAGGCGCTGGGCTTCAGCCCCGAGGACGCGGTGGAGGCGCTGATCAACAGCAGCCACCACCCGCTGCCCGGCGCCTTCGATGGCTATGCTAGAGGGCAGCAGCTGGCCGCGGCCGCCGGCGGCTCCGTGCCGGCCGAGGAGATGGGCTCGGCGGCCGCCGTGGTGTCGGCGGTGATCGCCGCGGCGGCGGCGCAGGGCGGCGCGCCCCACTaccaccaccacccccccccccccccccccccccccccccccccccccccccccccccccccccccccccccccccccccccccccccccccccccccccccccccccccccccccccccccccccccccccccccccccccccccccccccccccccccccccccccccccccccccccccccccccccccccccccccccccccccccccccccccccccccccccccccccccccccccccccccccccccccccccccccccccccccccccccccccccccccccccccccccccccccccccccccccccccccccccccccccccccccccccccccccccccccccccccccccccccccccccccccccccccccccccccccccccccccccccccccccccccccccccccccccccccccccccccccccccccccccccccccccccccccccccccccccccccccccccccccccccccccccccccccccccccccccccccccccccccccccccccccccccccccccccccccccccccccccccccccccccccccccccccccccccccccccccccccccccccccccccccccccccccccccccccccccccccccccccccccccccccccccccccccccccccccccccccccccccccccccccccccccccccccccccccccccccccccccccccccccccccccccccccccccccccccccccccccccccccccccccccccccccccccccggagctgAACCGGCAGCTGCGGGGCGTCAGCAAGGAAGAGGTGATCCGGCTGAAGCAGAAGAGGAGGACCCTCAAAAACAGGGGCTATGCCCAGTCCTGCCGCTTCAAGAGGGTCCAGCAGCGGCACGTCCTGGAGTCGGAGAAgaaccagctgctgcagcaagtgGAGCACCTAAAGCAGGAGATCTCCAGGCTGGTCCGGGAGAGGGACGCCTACAAGGAAAAGTACGAGAAGCTGGTCAGCAATGGCTTCAGAGAAAACGGATCCAGCAGCGACAACCCTTCCTCTCCAGAGTTTTTCATGTGAGTTCCCACAGCCTTGCCACCTTAACTAAAAGTTCTCCGTGTGAGTTGTTGTTGGGGGCTTTGCTAGAGCCACAACCCCGCTTGCCACCTTctattaccttttttttaaaaaaaaaaaaaaaactcaaaacaattttaaaacaaagttgttttttgggttggtttttgttttttttttttttcttttccccccccccccccccccccccccccccccccccccccccccccccccccccccccccccccccccccccccccccccccccccccccccccccccccccccccccccccccccccccccccc comes from the Ficedula albicollis isolate OC2 chromosome 11, FicAlb1.5, whole genome shotgun sequence genome and includes:
- the MAF gene encoding transcription factor Maf gives rise to the protein MASELAMSSSDLPTSPLAMEYVNDFDLMKFEVKKEPVETDRIISQCGRLIAGGSLSSTPMSTPCSSVPPSPSFSAPSPGSGSDQKTHLEDYYWMTGYPQQLNPEALGFSPEDAVEALINSSHHPLPGAFDGYARGQQLAAAAGGSVPAEEMGSAAAVVSAVIAAAAAQGGAPHYHHHPPPELNRQLRGVSKEEVIRLKQKRRTLKNRGYAQSCRFKRVQQRHVLESEKNQLLQQVEHLKQEISRLVRERDAYKEKYEKLVSNGFRENGSSSDNPSSPEFFMYPRESSTTVM